The genomic segment TCGCTGGAATCCTCCGGCGACCTCATCCAGTTGTTCGAGGCCACCTGGGACGAGGAGCAGTGGAAGATGCACCTCGAGGCCGACGCGCACAACGACGCCGCCTTCGAGCTGGCGTGGAAGATGATGGCCGACGGTGTGCGCGCCGGCAAACCCGTCAGCGAGGTGGGCGTGCAGGCGGCCATCATGGAGCACTTCAAGCGCCACGGCATGACCACCTATCACCCGCCCATCGTGGGCGTGGGGCCGCACGCCGGCGATCCCCACTACGAACCGGTTCCCATGAAGGACAGCCAGATCCGCGAGGGCGACCTGGTGCTGGTGGACCTGTGGGCCAAGATGGACCGCCCGCGCGGGGTCTACAGCGACATCACCCGCATGGGCTTCATGGGCAAGACCGTGCCCGACGAGTACACGAAAGTCTTCAACATCGTCCGCGACGCGCGCGATGCGGCGGTGGACTGTGTGAAACGCGCGTTCAAGGAGAAGCGCCCGCTGCACGGCTGGGAAGTGGACGACGCGTCGCGCAATGTCATCCAGAAGGCGGGCTACGGCGAGTACTTCGTGCACCGCACCGGGCACAGCATCGGCCAGGAGACGCACGGCAACGGCGCCAACATGGACAACCTGGAGACGCACGACGAGCGCCTTATCATGAAACGCACCTGCTTCTCGGTGGAGCCGGGCATCTACCTGCCGGAGTTCGGGGTGCGACTGGAAGTGGACGTGTTCGTGGACGGGGACGGAGAGGTCCACGTGACCGGTGGTCCGCAGAGCGAAGTGCTTCCCATCCTCGCGAAGTACTAGAAAAAGGAGGCGGTCACGTGAAGGCGAGTCTGTTCATATCCGTCGTTATCGTGCTGTCGTTCGCCAGTGTGGCGCGCGCGGAACCGCGCGAGCTGCCCTACGGTGCGTTTGCGTTCGACGTCACCCTGTCGCTGCCGGGAACACCGGACGAGATCTTCGGCGCCATCACCGGCGACATCAGCGGCTGGTGGGACCATTCGTTTTCGGGCAACCCCGCCAAGTTCTACGTGGAGCCCATCGTGGGCGGCGGCTTCTACGAGTACTTCGACGACAAGGGCAACGGCGTGCGCCACGCGGTGGTGACGTACGTGGACCGTCCCAAGATCCTGCGCATGGAGGGGCCGCTGGGGCTCGCCGGCAACGCCTTCATGGGCGTGTACACGTACAACTTCGAACCGGTGGGCGCGGACTCCACCCAACTCACGCTGCAGGTGCAGGCGGCGGGCCACGTGGAACCGGGCTGGGCCGCGGTGGTGGAGAAGGTGTGGCGGCATTTCCTGATCGAGCGCTTCAAGCCCTACATCGAACTGGGCGTGCACCGGAGCAGGAAGCCATGAGTGCGCCGGATGTGGCGGCGGTTGCGCGGCGGCTGGTGGCGAGCGCGGATGCGCTGACGGCGCTGGTGGAAGACGTGGACGGCGATGAGTCGCGCTGGAAG from the Candidatus Krumholzibacteriia bacterium genome contains:
- a CDS encoding M24 family metallopeptidase; amino-acid sequence: MFDLKAIQSALTELGLDAWLFYDFRGNNTLALRILDLDGKGMASRRFFYLVPAKGTPKKLVHRIESGTLDHLPGEKKVYLLWQELEAGVKELVAPFKRVAMEYSPKNAIPYVSQVDGGTIELVKSTRVSLESSGDLIQLFEATWDEEQWKMHLEADAHNDAAFELAWKMMADGVRAGKPVSEVGVQAAIMEHFKRHGMTTYHPPIVGVGPHAGDPHYEPVPMKDSQIREGDLVLVDLWAKMDRPRGVYSDITRMGFMGKTVPDEYTKVFNIVRDARDAAVDCVKRAFKEKRPLHGWEVDDASRNVIQKAGYGEYFVHRTGHSIGQETHGNGANMDNLETHDERLIMKRTCFSVEPGIYLPEFGVRLEVDVFVDGDGEVHVTGGPQSEVLPILAKY
- a CDS encoding SRPBCC domain-containing protein; amino-acid sequence: MKASLFISVVIVLSFASVARAEPRELPYGAFAFDVTLSLPGTPDEIFGAITGDISGWWDHSFSGNPAKFYVEPIVGGGFYEYFDDKGNGVRHAVVTYVDRPKILRMEGPLGLAGNAFMGVYTYNFEPVGADSTQLTLQVQAAGHVEPGWAAVVEKVWRHFLIERFKPYIELGVHRSRKP